One Denticeps clupeoides chromosome 10, fDenClu1.1, whole genome shotgun sequence genomic window carries:
- the LOC114797669 gene encoding protein FAM50A: MAQYKGAASEAGRAMQLMKKREREREQLEQLKQKIAEDNMVKSNIDKKFSAHYDAVEQELKSSTVGLVTLNDMKAKQEALVKEREKQLAKKEQSKELQLKLEKQKEKKRKEEQKRKIASLSFNPDEEEEDEEEEEEEKCEESEEEEEEEEEEYVPVKKKKLGKNPDVDTSFLPDRDREEEENRLREELRQEWERKQEKIKSEEIEITFSYWDGSGHRRTVKMKKGNTIQNFLQKALEVLRKDFSELRSAGVEQLMYIKEDLIIPHHHSFYDFIVTKARGKSGPLFSFDVHDDIRLVNDATVEKDESHAGKVVLRSWYEKNKHIFPASRWEPYDPEKKWDKYTIR, translated from the exons ATGGCGCAGTACAAAGGAGCAGCTAGCGAGGCGGGGAGAGCCATGCAGCTGATGAAAAAACGCGAGAGGGAACGAGAacagctggagcagctgaagCAAAAAATCGCCGAg GACAACATGGTGAAGTCCAACATTGATAAGAAATTTTCCGCTCATTATGACGCTGTGGAACAAGAGCTGAAATCCAGCACAGTCG GTCTGGTGACGCTGAATGACATGAAGGCGAAACAGGAGGCTCTGGTGAAAGAGCGGGAGAAGCAGCTGGCCAAGAAGGAACAGTCGAAAGAGCTGCAGCT gaagctggagaagcagaaggagaaaaagCGCAAGGAGGAACAGAAGAGAAAGATTGCCAGTTTATCCTTCAACccggatgaggaagaggaggatgaggaggaagaggaagaagagaagtgtGAGGAaagtgaagaggaggaagaggaggaggaggaggaat ACGTCccagtgaagaagaagaaattagGGAAAAACCCAGATGTGGACACCAGCTTTCTGCCGGACCGGGACAGAGAG GAAGAGGAGAATCGTCTCAGAGAGGAGCTCCGGCAGGAATGGGAGAGGAAGCAGGAGAAGATCAAAA GCGAAGAGATCGAGATCACGTTCAGCTACTGGGACGGGTCGGGCCACCGCCGCACGGTGAAG ATGAAGAAGGGGAACACGATCCAGAACTTCTTGCAGAAAGCCCTGGAGGTGCTAAGAAAAGATTTCAGTGAACTGAG GTCTGCTGGTGTGGAGCAGCTGATGTACATCAAGGAGGATTTGATCATTCCACAC CATCACAGCTTCTATGATTTCATTGTGACTAAAGCCCGAGGGAAAAGTG GGCCGCTGTTCAGTTTCGACGTGCACGACGACATCCGGCTGGTGAATGATGCCACCGTGGAGAAGGACGAG TCTCACGCAGGTAAAGTGGTCCTGAGGAGCTGGTATGAGAAAAACAAGCACATCTTCCCCGCCAGTCGCTGGGAGCCGTATGACCCCGAGAAGAAGTGGGACAAGTACACG ATCCGGTGA
- the LOC114797671 gene encoding transmembrane emp24 domain-containing protein 4-like has protein sequence MTPVVPRRVIVAAFLVASLSASGALYFHIGETEKKCFIEEIPDETMVIGKYRTQLWDKQTGSFLPATPGLGMHVEIKDPDTKVILSRQYGSDGRFTFTSHTPGEHQICLHSNSTKMALFAGGKLRVHLDIQVGEHTNNYPEIAAKDKLTELQLRVRQLLDQVEQIQKEQNYQRYREERFRMTSESTNQRVLWWSIAQTLILIVTGIWQMRHLKSFFEAKKLV, from the exons ATGACGCCCGTCGTGCCGCGGCGCGTTATTGTCGCCGCGTTTCTCGTCGCGTCGCTCTCCGCCAGCGGCGCCCTGTACTTTCACATCGGGGAGACGGAGAAGAAGTGTTTCATTGAGGAGATCCCGGACGAGACGATGGTGATCG GCAAATACAGAACGCAGCTGTGGGACAAGCAGACGGGCTCGTTTCTGCCCGCGACCCCGGGCCTGGGCATGCATGTGGAGATCAAGGACCCGGACACGAAG GTGATCCTGTCCCGGCAGTACGGCTCGGATGGACGCTTCACCTTCACGTCCCACACTCCCGGCGAGCACCAGATCTGCCTGCACTCCAACTCCACCAAGATGGCCCTGTTCGCTGGTGGGAAGCTG AGGGTCCACCTGGACATTCAGGTGGGCGAGCACACCAACAACTACCCCGAGATCGCCGCCAAGGACAAGCTGACCGAGCTGCAGCTGCGCGTCCGCCAGCTCCTGGACCAGGTGGAGCAGATCCAGAAGGAGCAGAACTACCAGCGG TATCGTGAGGAACGCTTCCGAATGACGAGCGAGAGCACGAACCAGCGTGTCCTCTGGTGGTCCATCGCTCAGACCCTCATCCTCATCGTCACGGGTATCTGGCAGATGAGGCATCTCAAGAGCTTCTTCGAGGCCAAGAAGTTGGTGTAA
- the LOC114797670 gene encoding pyridoxal phosphate homeostasis protein-like, translated as MRRVVMSEEVGKAVQAVVDRVNQAAARRPKTLPCIPPRLVAVSKTKPAEMVMEAYQQGQRNFGENYVNELVEKASHPQILLSCPDIKWHFIGHLQKNNVNKLLGVPNLFMVETVDSIKLADKVNSSWQKIRAANTQRLKVMVQINTSGEESKHGLPPEETVGTVKHLVSHCPALHFAGLMTIGRYGYELSDGPNPDFQMLLRKRQEVCEGLQLPVQEVELSMGMSTDFEHAIEVGSTNVRVGSVIFGNREYPSTPSPERRPRVVTEEAAKKMENLSVKQQ; from the exons ATGAGGAGAGTAGTAATGTCGGAGGAGGTTGGCAAGGCGGTGCAAGCGGTGGTCGACCGGGTGAACCAGGCGGCCGCCCGGCGCCCCAAG ACGCTGCCATGCATACCACCGCGACTTGTGGCCGTAAGCAAGACCAAACCTGCAGAGATGGTGATGGAGGCGTACCAGCAGGGCCAGCGGAACTTTGGCGAGAACTAC GTCAACGAGCTGGTGGAGAAGGCCTCCCACCCACAG ATTTTACTCTCTTGTCCAGATATAAAGTGGCACTTCATCGGTCACCTGCAGAAGAATAACGTGAACAAGCTGTTAG GTGTCCCCAATCTCTTCATGGTGGAGACTGTTGACTCCATCAAGCTGGCAGACAAAGTTAACAGCTCCTGGCAGAAGATACGAGCGGCTAACACacaaaggttaaaggtcatggtGCAGATAAATACCAGTGGGGAAGAGA GCAAACACGGGCTTCCCCCCGAAGAGACGGTCGGCACCGTCAAGCACCTCGTCTCCCATTGCCCCGCCCTACATTTCGCGGGACTCATGACTATTGGTCGGTACGGATATGAACTTAGCGACGGCCCCAACCCTGATTTTCAG ATGCTGCTGAGGAAACGTCAGGAGGTGTGTGAGGGTCTGCAGCTGCCGGTCCAGGAGGTGGAGCTCAGTATGGGCATGTCGACCGACTTCGAGCATGCA ATTGAAGTGGGCTCGACCAACGTGCGTGTGGGCAGCGTCATTTTTGGCAATCGAGAGTACCCCAGTACCCCGAGTCCTGAGCGGCGACCGAGGGTCGTGACCGAGGAAGCAGCCAAGAAGATGGAGAACCTCAGCGTGAAGCAGCAGTga
- the LOC114797672 gene encoding small nuclear ribonucleoprotein G, with amino-acid sequence MSKAHPPELKKFMDKKLSLKLNGGRHVQGILRGFDPFMNLVVDDCLEMAPGGQQNKIGMVVIRGNSIIMLEALERV; translated from the exons ATGAGTAAAGCGCACCCTCCCGAGTTGAAGAA GTTCATGGATAAGAAGCTCTCCC TGAAGCTGAATGGCGGTCGGCATGTTCAGGGCATCCTGCGAGGGTTTGACCCGTTTATGAACTTGGTGGTGGACGACTGCCTGGAAATGGCCCCGGGAGGACAGCAGAACAAGATTGGCATGGTG GTTATCAGAGGAAACAGCATCATTATGTTGGAAGCGTTGGAACGAGTATAA
- the LOC114797668 gene encoding zinc finger protein 470-like: protein MDAVPCGWDGGKGQEAFVKSRPMGEALTKLAKLMARVEHEQEARAQKPQAGAAPCQDQALRKPHRCGTCAQKFALPSTLQLHKCLGAGPVSAEPPDVPDAAAQPQQYQHRRRHADGPYACAPCGRDFSHKQELLYHQQAGGCQPAALGPAASSPATTQPAPSHDALLCPPTRSSFCQLCNRAFRSAAGLANHQRFWHPDLKPPRNSKPHEVTRSLGREAAVRRRAKGQQFPCRSCDKVFAQTALLHQHRNEVHGRKKWAWREHRPAAKKARRGTFTYPCSVCGKVFLHQVTRWYHLRTHNLPLQNQKVKVGRPPKFRKAKSKTAPRQRTQGPGDEPDGREEDTEFPCPSCSEVFASLAALRDHDEVHQPPRAARSCSVCSQEMSSSKEGLVEKVYHCAPCRRAFLTLGAFLQHCQLHLIDL, encoded by the coding sequence ATGGACGCTGTTCCATGTGGCTGGGATGGAGGGAAGGGCCAGGAGGCCTTTGTCAAGAGCAGGCCAATGGGAGAAGCCCTGACGAAACTGGCCAAGTTGATGGCGCGGGTCGAGCACGAGCAAGAGGCGCGCGCCCAGAAGCCGCAGGCGGGCGCGGCCCCGTGCCAGGACCAGGCCCTGCGCAAGCCTCACCGCTGTGGGACGTGCGCTCAGAAGTTCGCCCTGCCGTCTACTCTCCAGCTGCACAAGTGCCTGGGCGCGGGGCCCGTCTCGGCCGAGCCGCCGGACGTCCCTGATGCAGCGGCGCAGCCCCAACAATACCAGCACCGCCGTCGCCATGCCGACGGCCCCTACGCCTGTGCCCCCTGTGGCCGCGACTTTAGCCACAAGCAGGAGCTGCTTTACCACCAGCAGGCTGGTGGGTGCCAGCCTGCGGCCCTCGGTCCGGCGGCCTCAAGCCCCGCTACTACGCAGCCAGCGCCCTCCCATGATGCTCTTCTCTGCCCTCCCACGAGGTCAAGCTTCTGCCAGCTGTGTAACAGGGCATTCCGTTCGGCAGCAGGTCTGGCCAATCATCAGCGCTTCTGGCATCCGGACCTGAAGCCCCCCAGAAACTCTAAGCCACACGAGGTGACCCGGAGTCTGGGGCGCGAAGCTGCTGTCCGCCGCAGGGCGAAAGGTCAGCAGTTCCCCTGCCGCTCCTGCGACAAGGTTTTCGCCCAGACCGCCTTGCTGCATCAGCACAGGAACGAGGTCCACGGCCGGAAGAAGTGGGCGTGGCGCGAGCACCGGCCGGCGGCCAAAAAGGCGCGAAGGGGAACTTTCACGTACCCCTGCTCCGTCTGTGGGAAGGTGTTCCTGCACCAAGTCACCCGCTGGTACCACCTCCGCACCCACAACCTCCCCCTGCAGAACCAGAAGGTTAAAGTGGGCCGGCCACCAAAGTTCAGAAAAGCCAAGTCCAAAACTGCTCCTCGCCAGAGGACGCAGGGACCAGGAGACGAGCCAGACGGTCGGGAAGAAGACACCGAGTTCCCCTGCCCGTCCTGCAGCGAGGTCTTCGCGTCCCTGGCGGCCCTCCGCGACCACGACGAGGTCCATCAGCCGCCCCGAGCCGCGAGAAGCTGCAGTGTCTGCAGCCAGGAGATGAGCTCCTCGAAAGAGGGCCTGGTGGAAAAGGTCTACCACTGCGCGCCCTGCAGGAGGGCCTTCCTGACGCTCGGCGCTTTCCTGCAGCACTGCCAGCTTCACCTCATTGACCTCTAG